The region ACGATATGCGGCTGACTCGGATATGAATGAATTTGATCTCACCAGGCCAGTCCAGAGCGGAAAAGCAGCCATGAAAGCAGAGCAGTTCATGTCTTGGGCGAGGGCTCACTTGCATTTTAAAGAACACAATTCGTCAGTCTCATCTAACTGTATCCAGTCACTAATGCAACTAACCCTCTAACTTGTTGCCAGGATTTAAGGGTGATGTTATTTCCGTTCTCGCGACCTCAACCCCGAATCGCGAGGATGATGACATGGTCTTGGCGGGTATGCAGGAAGTCATCTAAGGGACGAAGCAACTGTGATCAAGTATCGGAAGTATATGCCTTTCAGTATCTTAATTATGCGGACAGGTATCATGACCGAATTGGTAAGTATGTCGAGAAGTTGATGACAAAGCCTGAGAAGGGGAGTAAAGAGTACGACCTGTATGGTGTGTTTCGGAAAAACATGCCTGGACGTTGTAAACAGTGTTGAGCTTTGGTAACATTTCATGCATGTTGTGACAAGTCAGTGCCGTCGCCTCTACTTTGTCGCCCATATTTAATAACCAACAGCTCACTTTAGCAAAGACTCATCGATTACTCAATGCTTTCGTCTGTACTTGTTATTTGATACATCAATTGAGGTGCGTAGGGTTATGGTCTCGCCGCAACTAGGTGGCGCCACCTACATTGTTGTGAAGTCATCAGGTTACTGTTTACGTGAACATTCCCGATCTTACAAAAGTGCCTCCCTTATTAACTGATACTCAATTGACACACGGCCATATATCACCGAGGTTGTATAAACTCCGCATATGGCACGGAAGCGCGGATGAAAAGCGAGGACCTTTAAAGCTGGAGTGGGCATAAGGGTCCTTAAGTCCGGGAAGTTATGGCGCGCATTGACAACACAGTAGGTAAAACAAAGTATTAATAATTGGGATCCAGTATTAAACACGGCACAGGAGATCAAATAGCGGAGACTCTAGTCCCAATTCAAGATGCTAGGCGCGATGGAAAGCAAACGCCGCGCTGCACATTTTCGGCTTTAAGAGCTTCCACAATAACGTCCAGCCACTTATGACATCAACCGAGCTAAATGCCGCTGGCCCCTCACATGGTTCCGTGCCGATGAAGAAATGAAGAATACAGTTTCCATAGTTTGTAAAAGATATATAAGAGGTGGCTCGCTCTGAGAAGATTTCGGAAATTTAAGAGTTGGTGTATAAAGCTACAGTTGCAGTCAACATCTAAATACATTACCAACTAAACCTCCTAAGCGCTTACAACTACAAACCATGTCTGCCCCCACACGACAGCTCGGCCGGAATGGCCCCCAAGTTACTGGTATTGGTCTGGGGCTTATGAGTTTTGCAGGCTGGTACGGCCAGCAGGACACTAGTGTTGAGTCGTCTCTAAAATTCCTCGACAGAGCTCATGAGATTGGCGAGCGGTTTTGGGATACCGCAGATGCCTATACTGGTAGTGAGCAGAGAGTTGGTGAATGGTTCAAGAGAACAGGCAAACGATCGGATATTTTCCTAGCGACCAAGTTTGCCATCAAGGCGAATCCAGATGGAACACGAACAATCTCCAACGAGCCGGCATGGATCAAACAGGCGTGTGCTAACAGTCTGGAACGACTGGGAATTGATACCATCGATTTGTATTATTGCCACCGAGTTGACGATAAGACTCCAATTGAGCATACCATCCAAACAATGGCAGAGCTGAAAAAGTAAGTCTCGCTTTGCCGATGTAATGAAACAGAAATGGTGTCGGCGATTAAATGCTAACATTATGACCTAGGGAGGGCAAGATCCGACACATTGGACTGTCTGAGTGTTCAGCAGCAACTATTCGCCGTGCTCATGCTGTCCATCCTATCTCAGCATACCAAGTCGAGTACAGCCCTCTATTCCTGGATATTGAATCTGACAAGACGGAGATTCTGAAGACTTGTCGCGAACTGGGGATCACTGTAGTTGCTTACAGCCCAGTTGGTCGAGGTCTTTTGACGGGATCAATCAAATCGCTCAGCGACTTGCCTGAGAAAGACTGGCGCCGAGGAGTACCCAAGCTCATGGACAACTTCCCCAAGATTATGGCTCTGGTAGACAAGATTCAGTCCGTGGCTCAGAAACACAACGCGACACCTGCTCAAATTTGTCTGGCGTGGGTGGCGGCGCAAGGTGAAGACATCATTTCCATCCCTGGTACTACGACGATCAAGTACCTGGAAGACAACACGAATGCTCTCAAAATCAAGTTGACGGACGAAGAGATCAAGGAGCTGAGAAAGTTTGCAGAGGAGACGGAGTTGCCTGGAGAGCGGTATCCAAAGGGGTGAGTTGTGAATCTTGAGAGGTCCAAGGTGACGATGCACATTGCTAACTTAGATGTAGAGCTTCCACCACATTGTTTGCGGATTCTGTACCTTTGAAATAATCGGATTGTTTAGTCGGCATTCGGAGGGGACTAAGACTCTGAAGCTGGGCGTGGTGGGTGTATGGATGCGTCAGGCGTCGCTGACATTAAGATGTAAGCGAGTATGTACCTTTGAAGATGACACCTTGGTCACAAGGGAAATAAACCGGATTATTCACATATATTCTTTTACCTGATTTAAGAAGTACAAAAGCACAAAATGTTGCAGAGACCATCCATCTGCTTGCGTGTAGCCCCGACTCTGTGTGACATACCGCATGTAAGGGAAGTTGAAATTGTCAAGTGCAACCCGCAACACGAGCTCCTGCCTGATATTTATGATTACGAAAGCACTCAACGTATATAGGAAGGCGTGAGCATCTGTGCTGGTAAACAATGTTCAGACTCGCCCAGCTCAACtcgttcttgttggcatCTTTCACAAATCCGTGACCATCCTCGCCACATCCATCTCTACCCGTTGCATCAAATACATAACACTTCCACTCGTTTTATCTCCTTGAACAAAATTAATAGGAAACAGCACAGAGAGTTTGACATAGCGAATATTCGGCGGTTGGAGCATTCTGGGTGAAGCAGCCTCCGAGTGACTGCGTCCCATCATCAttcaaccaacagcagcatcgCAGGATCAGCCTAATCATATCTTCTCCAAGGCAGCAAACGATTCACATGATAGTGGTTTTTCGACACGCTGAAACGACTTCAGCGACATGTCTGCACTAGGCCAACCAGGCGCAGGAGTGCCACCGCCGTCGTGTAATACAGAGTCTTTACGCAGACGCAATTCCGTCCTAATCACTTTGAATGACTTACCCTCAGAAGTTCTGGACCACATATGTCGCTCTCTTTGCACACAttgtgaggatgaagagaaaCTTGGACCTCCCGTATCTACCGAACGAAACAGGGTCTCAAGAAGTTCTCTTCTGGCATTGACGAGAACCAACAGGCGACTGCACGACATTGCAGAGCGTATTCTGTATCACCGACTGGGAAGCGAAAGGCTCTCTGACTTTGACTGCTTCGTCTCGGTCATCAGCAAGCTACTGCTCAATCCTGCGCTTGCAGCAAATGTCCGACAGGTCTTACTTTTCCCGTTAGTCGTTGACTCGGACTCGAGCGGCCGTGGTTACACGATACTCAGAAATCTGGCCGTAGGGAGCGGGAGCCAGCACTTTCCAACGTGCGAGATATGGACAAATTTCTTGTTGTTCACTCTCACACAGAGTGAGGCTGACGCGAAGTGCCCTTCAACCTTTTACCTGCTTTTGCTCTCTCTGACACTACGGGTGGCATCTGTGGAAGTCAACATGCATGCGGCTAGGCCACCTATGCCCCCAGCAGCCGGATGGTGGCGAATCCTACGACCAAATGATACGTATAAGCTCATTGAGGCAATTCGAGTCGT is a window of Pochonia chlamydosporia 170 chromosome 5, whole genome shotgun sequence DNA encoding:
- a CDS encoding aldo/keto reductase (similar to Cordyceps militaris CM01 XP_006668677.1), with protein sequence MSAPTRQLGRNGPQVTGIGLGLMSFAGWYGQQDTSVESSLKFLDRAHEIGERFWDTADAYTGSEQRVGEWFKRTGKRSDIFLATKFAIKANPDGTRTISNEPAWIKQACANSLERLGIDTIDLYYCHRVDDKTPIEHTIQTMAELKKEGKIRHIGLSECSAATIRRAHAVHPISAYQVEYSPLFLDIESDKTEILKTCRELGITVVAYSPVGRGLLTGSIKSLSDLPEKDWRRGVPKLMDNFPKIMALVDKIQSVAQKHNATPAQICLAWVAAQGEDIISIPGTTTIKYLEDNTNALKIKLTDEEIKELRKFAEETELPGERYPKGASTTLFADSVPLK